In Oncorhynchus kisutch isolate 150728-3 linkage group LG5, Okis_V2, whole genome shotgun sequence, a genomic segment contains:
- the LOC109890550 gene encoding receptor expression-enhancing protein 6-like codes for MFAQLHNRYEALLNKNNFVTDLLATVEEKTGIQKKYIASGVVSLISLYLLFGYGASLLCNLIGFVYPAYLSIKAIESKKKEDDTQWLTYWVVYGFFSIAEAFSDIFLSWFPFYYAGKCLFLLWCMAPVTWNGSAILYYRVVRPVFLRHQATLDSVVNNLSDKAKNMADTVTKEAVNQALKNDKNQ; via the exons ATGTTTGCCCAACTTCATAACCGCTATGAGGCTTTGTTGAATAAAAATAACTTTGTGACAGATCTCCTAGCAACGGTGGAGGAGAAAACTGGGATACAGAAGAAATATATCGCTTCAG gTGTGGTCTCTCTGATCAGTCTGTATCTGTTGTTTGGCTATGGAGCCTCTCTCCTCTGTAACCTGATTGGCTTTGTCTACCCAGCGTACCTCTC AATCAAGGCCATAGAGAGTAAGAAGAAAGAGGATGACACTCAGTGGTTGACCTACTGGGTGGTCTACGGATTCTTCAGTATTGCCGAGGCTTTCTCTGACATCTTCCTCTCCTGGTTCCCCTTCTACTATGCTGGCAAG TGTTTGTTCCTGCTGTGGTGTATGGCTCCGGTGACGTGGAACGGTTCTGCTATTCTCTACTACCGTGTGGTCCGTCCCGTGTTCCTCAGACACCAGGCCACCCTGGACAGTGTCGTCAACAACCTGAGTGATAAGGCCAAGAACATGGCTGACACTGTCACTAAAGAAG CTGTCAACCAGGCCCTCAAGAATGACAAGAACCAGTGA
- the LOC109890083 gene encoding GTP-binding protein Di-Ras1, producing MPEQSNDYRVVVFGAGGVGKSSLVLRFVKGTFRDTYIPTVEDTYRQVISCDKSVCTLQITDTTGSHQFPAMQRLSISKGHAFILVYSVTSKQSLEELKPIYQQVIAIKGNIEAIPIMLVGNKSDETQREVETKDGEAQATTWKCAFMETSAKTNHNVTELFQELLNLDKKRNMSLNIDGKRSGKQSRAERLKGKCSVM from the exons ATGCCTGAGCAGAGTAATGACTACAGGGTGGTGGTGTTTGGAGCGGGGGGAGTGGGGAAGAGCTCCCTGGTCCTACGCTTCGTTAAAGGCACCTTCAGGGACACCTATATTCCCACTGTGGAGGACACCTATCGACAG GTGATCAGCTGTGATAAGAGTGTGTGTACGCTCCAGATAACTGATACAACAGGCAGTCACCAGTTCCCTGCCATGCAGAGGCTGTCCATATCTAAAGGACATGCCTTCATACTGGTCTACTCTGTAACCAGCAAACAGTCACTGGAGGAACTCAAGCCTATCTACCAACAG GTGATAGCCATAAAGGGGAACATAGAGGCCATCCCCATCATGTTGGTGGGCAACAAGAGTGATGAGAcccagagagaggtggagactaAAGATGGAGAGGCACAG GCGACCACGTGGAAGTGTGCGTTCATGGAGACGTCAGCTAAGACCAACCACAACGTGACCGAGCTGTTCCAGGAGCTGCTCAACCTGGACAAGAAGAGAAACATGAGTCTCAACATCGACGGGAAACGGTCCGGAAAACAGTCCAGAGCTGAGAGACTGAAGGGAAAATGTAGTGTcatgtag